The Pukyongiella litopenaei genome contains a region encoding:
- a CDS encoding mobilization protein, whose translation MAETALEKLERQYEQARARLQAARARKAAKERKLDARRKIILGGALIERAGRDPEAARLMRALVTGLSRAQDRKAFENWTPPAPAPDPGAAETTGAPDSEADVPIARDKGGPAEKPS comes from the coding sequence ATGGCCGAAACCGCCCTCGAAAAACTTGAACGCCAGTACGAACAGGCCAGGGCAAGACTGCAGGCCGCCCGCGCCAGGAAGGCCGCGAAGGAGCGCAAGCTCGATGCCAGGCGCAAGATCATCCTCGGCGGCGCCCTGATCGAAAGGGCCGGCCGGGATCCCGAGGCCGCACGGCTGATGAGGGCGCTGGTGACCGGCCTCTCCCGGGCGCAGGACCGCAAGGCGTTCGAGAACTGGACGCCCCCTGCCCCTGCCCCGGATCCGGGTGCCGCCGAAACAACCGGGGCGCCGGACAGCGAGGCAGATGTTCCGATTGCCAGGGACAAGGGCGGACCGGCGGAGAAACCGTCATGA
- a CDS encoding oligopeptide/dipeptide ABC transporter ATP-binding protein, which yields MISAVPVPSPKRERERSRIILKGDLPSPMNPPTGCSFHSRCPIAVKRCAVEEPPLVKYGLNHTAACWRI from the coding sequence TTGATCAGCGCCGTTCCGGTTCCTTCTCCGAAGCGGGAAAGAGAACGGTCGCGCATTATTCTCAAAGGGGACCTTCCCAGCCCTATGAACCCACCAACAGGCTGCAGCTTTCACTCGCGCTGTCCAATCGCTGTGAAACGATGCGCCGTCGAAGAACCACCGCTCGTCAAATATGGCCTAAATCACACCGCAGCTTGCTGGAGAATTTAG
- a CDS encoding tyrosine-type recombinase/integrase, with product MLRRQIVKSDDDHAADAHERGRDYLGPVQIDRLLAAARKGRHGIRDHLLILMMFRHGLRVSEAIALRRADADLAQARLWVARLKNGLSVEHPVAGDELRALRRWLAARDDALPWLFVSERRQPLTRQAVNYIIGAAAKRAGIGPVHPHMLRHSCGFALANRGYDLRLIQDYLGHRDPRHTAHYTRTAASRFDGLW from the coding sequence ATGCTCAGGCGGCAAATTGTCAAGAGTGACGACGACCACGCGGCCGATGCCCATGAGCGCGGCCGCGACTATCTCGGCCCGGTGCAGATCGACCGGCTGCTCGCCGCTGCCCGCAAGGGCCGGCACGGAATCCGCGACCATCTGCTGATCCTGATGATGTTCCGGCACGGGCTGCGCGTCTCCGAGGCCATCGCCCTGCGCCGCGCCGACGCCGACCTCGCGCAGGCCCGGCTCTGGGTCGCGCGGCTGAAGAACGGGCTGAGCGTCGAGCATCCGGTCGCGGGGGACGAGCTGCGCGCCCTGCGTCGCTGGCTGGCCGCGCGCGATGACGCCCTGCCCTGGCTGTTCGTTTCCGAACGCCGGCAGCCACTGACCCGGCAGGCGGTGAACTACATCATCGGCGCGGCCGCGAAACGTGCGGGGATCGGTCCTGTTCATCCGCACATGCTGCGGCATTCCTGCGGCTTTGCGCTGGCCAATCGCGGCTACGACCTGCGGCTGATCCAGGATTACCTCGGACACCGCGATCCCCGGCACACAGCGCATTACACGCGTACCGCCGCCAGCCGGTTCGACGGGTTGTGGTAA
- the mobQ gene encoding MobQ family relaxase: MASYHLSVKTVKRSAGRTATAAAAYRAGERLSCAREGRVHDYTRKQGIEESFILAPADAPGWAQDRAGLWNAAEARETRRNSVTAREWELALPAELSAEGRAELARGFAQELVSRYGIAADVAIHAPHRDGDQRNHHAHVLTTTRVLGSEGLTDKTRILDAARTGGAEIAEMRGLWAQMQNAALERAEMEARVDHRSLEDQREAALSRGDELAAMALDRDPEIKLGPAASAMERKAMREAERDGVAYEPVTERGGQVHGVRQQRSLMADLLERMGRAREAYAQAREAEAGRLSAATEAARALFSGAGARDFAASFTRAYQDREAARQRALEEERAQAREAERVAALEAARGQFIEQVVVAWQDSREIANPDVAKQRQRQLVGEVEKAAERFGCTFDDIAGPANARANEIRDQRTREAEIELDRFRHRDRSDGLGL, from the coding sequence GTGGCGAGCTACCATCTCAGCGTCAAGACCGTGAAGCGCAGCGCCGGGCGGACCGCGACTGCGGCGGCGGCGTATCGGGCGGGAGAGCGGTTGTCCTGTGCGCGGGAGGGCCGGGTGCATGACTATACCCGCAAGCAGGGCATCGAGGAGAGTTTCATCCTGGCGCCGGCGGATGCGCCGGGCTGGGCGCAGGACCGTGCCGGCCTGTGGAACGCGGCGGAGGCGCGCGAGACCCGCAGGAATTCGGTCACGGCGCGGGAATGGGAGCTGGCCCTGCCGGCGGAGCTGTCAGCCGAAGGGCGTGCGGAGCTGGCGCGCGGCTTCGCCCAGGAGCTGGTCAGCCGCTACGGCATCGCCGCCGACGTGGCGATCCACGCGCCGCATCGCGACGGTGACCAGCGCAACCATCATGCCCATGTCCTGACCACCACCCGTGTTCTGGGGTCGGAGGGGCTGACCGACAAGACGCGCATTCTCGACGCGGCCAGAACCGGCGGGGCCGAGATCGCGGAGATGCGCGGGCTTTGGGCGCAGATGCAGAACGCGGCCCTTGAGCGGGCGGAGATGGAAGCGCGGGTGGATCACCGCTCGCTGGAAGACCAGCGCGAGGCGGCGCTGTCGCGTGGTGACGAGCTCGCGGCCATGGCGCTGGACCGCGATCCGGAGATCAAGCTGGGGCCGGCGGCCAGCGCCATGGAGCGCAAGGCGATGCGGGAGGCCGAACGGGACGGGGTGGCGTACGAACCCGTCACCGAGCGCGGGGGGCAGGTGCACGGGGTGCGCCAGCAGCGCAGCCTCATGGCCGACCTGCTGGAGCGCATGGGCCGGGCGCGGGAAGCCTACGCGCAGGCCCGCGAGGCGGAGGCCGGCCGGCTGAGCGCGGCCACCGAGGCGGCGCGGGCGCTGTTTTCCGGGGCAGGGGCCAGGGACTTCGCCGCCAGCTTCACCCGGGCATACCAAGATCGCGAGGCCGCGCGGCAACGAGCGTTGGAAGAGGAACGGGCGCAAGCCCGCGAAGCAGAGCGGGTGGCGGCGCTGGAGGCCGCGCGCGGCCAGTTCATCGAGCAGGTCGTAGTCGCCTGGCAGGACAGCCGCGAGATCGCGAATCCGGATGTCGCCAAGCAGCGTCAGCGGCAGCTCGTAGGGGAGGTGGAGAAGGCCGCCGAACGGTTTGGCTGCACCTTCGACGATATCGCCGGACCGGCCAACGCCCGCGCAAATGAGATCAGGGACCAGCGCACACGGGAGGCGGAGATCGAACTGGACAGGTTCCGGCACAGGGACAGGAGCGATGGGCTTGGGCTGTGA
- a CDS encoding ParA family protein: MPVIVMASPKGGVGKSTCAVLLASEFARMGAEVTVLDCDPNKSLTRWASHGTPEGVTLKGDIGRSEIVPTIRSADGDGRIVIVDLEGVASQLVSRAISQADLVIVPMQPTALDAEIGSEALALVREEEEALGRSIRHAVVLTKTSAAVKSRVQKELEQQLSGARIDVIEPSLVARAAFSELFAYGGDLTAMMNDPDMMTGGKVDKALQNAQSFTEAVYERLK, encoded by the coding sequence ATGCCCGTCATCGTCATGGCCAGTCCCAAGGGTGGGGTAGGGAAATCTACATGCGCCGTTCTTCTCGCCTCCGAGTTCGCTCGTATGGGAGCAGAGGTCACGGTTCTGGATTGCGACCCGAACAAATCCCTGACCAGGTGGGCGTCTCACGGCACACCGGAAGGCGTTACGCTCAAGGGTGATATCGGCCGATCGGAGATCGTCCCAACCATCCGCTCTGCCGATGGCGACGGAAGGATCGTCATCGTGGATTTGGAAGGGGTGGCATCGCAGCTCGTCAGCCGCGCAATCTCGCAGGCCGACCTGGTGATCGTTCCGATGCAGCCGACGGCACTCGACGCAGAAATCGGCTCCGAGGCGTTGGCGCTGGTGCGGGAGGAAGAAGAAGCGCTCGGCCGTTCGATCCGTCACGCGGTTGTCCTGACTAAGACCAGCGCAGCAGTGAAAAGCCGGGTCCAGAAAGAGCTGGAGCAGCAACTGAGCGGGGCACGGATCGACGTGATCGAGCCCTCCTTGGTCGCCCGTGCGGCGTTCTCCGAACTTTTCGCCTACGGCGGTGATCTGACCGCGATGATGAACGACCCCGACATGATGACGGGCGGTAAGGTCGATAAGGCCCTGCAGAACGCCCAGAGCTTCACGGAGGCTGTCTATGAACGGCTCAAATAG
- a CDS encoding helix-turn-helix domain-containing protein — translation MQTFGAELLQSLAEAVAHAKGQGPATIHHPIDPQQVRKKTALSQEQVALLMGMSLSDYREWEQDPHNISGPAAILLRVIEKDPDAVRRALE, via the coding sequence ATGCAAACCTTCGGCGCCGAACTGCTCCAATCCCTGGCGGAAGCCGTGGCCCATGCGAAAGGGCAGGGGCCTGCGACGATCCACCACCCGATCGATCCCCAACAGGTTCGCAAGAAAACCGCCCTGTCCCAGGAGCAGGTGGCACTGTTGATGGGCATGAGCCTGTCGGACTACCGTGAATGGGAACAGGATCCGCACAATATCAGCGGACCGGCGGCGATACTCCTGCGCGTGATCGAGAAGGATCCGGACGCCGTGCGGCGCGCCTTGGAGTGA
- a CDS encoding type II toxin-antitoxin system HicA family toxin: MNSKHRKTLAAVFTDPVSGTIEWSAVERLLVAAGAQVIEGRGSRVRFEKDGEVETFHRPHPAKEAKRYQVRAARAFLERIGVTP; this comes from the coding sequence ATGAACAGCAAGCACCGCAAAACGTTGGCCGCTGTCTTCACAGACCCGGTGTCAGGAACAATCGAATGGTCGGCGGTCGAGCGTCTTCTCGTTGCCGCTGGCGCTCAAGTCATCGAAGGGCGCGGCTCGCGGGTGCGGTTCGAGAAGGATGGCGAGGTCGAGACGTTTCACCGTCCGCACCCTGCCAAGGAGGCCAAGCGCTATCAGGTGCGCGCCGCCCGCGCGTTTCTGGAACGGATCGGAGTAACGCCATGA
- a CDS encoding replication initiator protein A gives MVTENTNLAPLLPDRHPQHDLFICDVADAVLKDVMQHMEHPFYSLSKKPETSVKRYKNGEHWLEITPSVKGLATIYDKDILIFCISQLMAALKRGEQVSPRVRINSRELLIFTNRGTSGREYLSLLDALDRLEGTRIRTNIVTGDEEQIDGFGLIDASSIRRKHGMDGRLLWCEVKLSDWVFNAIRNEEVLTLHRDYFRLRKPVERRVYELARKHCGQQKTWKITLAKLLLKSGSQSPEKRFRQMIKELAKHDHLPDYEVDFDEAADMVIFTNRGSMAPAPLVEGRVPPLKSETYEYAREVAPGWDIYHLEREWRDWIIEPPRDTDRAFIGFCRKWFEKRGRP, from the coding sequence ATGGTAACTGAAAACACGAATCTTGCACCGCTCTTACCGGACCGTCATCCGCAGCATGATCTCTTCATCTGCGATGTGGCCGACGCGGTCTTGAAGGACGTGATGCAGCACATGGAACATCCGTTCTACTCGCTGTCAAAAAAACCAGAGACCTCTGTGAAGCGCTACAAGAACGGCGAGCATTGGCTGGAGATTACGCCGAGCGTGAAGGGGCTCGCGACGATCTATGATAAGGATATCCTGATCTTCTGCATCAGCCAGCTGATGGCGGCTCTGAAGCGCGGCGAGCAGGTCTCTCCTCGCGTCCGAATCAATTCTCGTGAGCTCCTGATCTTCACGAACCGGGGCACGAGCGGCCGCGAATACCTTTCGCTGCTGGACGCGCTTGATCGTCTGGAAGGTACGAGAATCCGCACCAACATCGTCACCGGCGATGAGGAACAGATCGACGGGTTCGGCCTGATCGACGCTTCCTCGATCCGCCGAAAGCATGGAATGGACGGTCGCTTGCTCTGGTGCGAGGTCAAGCTCTCCGACTGGGTTTTCAACGCTATCCGGAACGAAGAAGTTCTGACGCTTCACCGCGACTACTTTCGCCTGCGCAAACCGGTTGAGCGACGGGTTTACGAACTGGCGCGAAAGCATTGCGGACAGCAGAAGACCTGGAAGATCACCTTGGCCAAACTCCTGCTCAAGAGCGGGTCGCAGAGCCCGGAGAAGCGGTTCCGGCAGATGATCAAGGAACTGGCGAAGCACGACCACCTGCCCGACTACGAAGTCGATTTCGACGAAGCGGCGGACATGGTCATCTTCACCAATCGCGGTTCGATGGCCCCTGCCCCGCTCGTGGAAGGCCGCGTTCCGCCGCTGAAGTCCGAGACATACGAGTATGCGCGTGAGGTCGCGCCGGGCTGGGATATCTACCACCTCGAACGCGAATGGCGGGACTGGATCATCGAGCCGCCACGGGATACCGATCGCGCCTTCATCGGTTTCTGCCGCAAATGGTTCGAGAAGCGCGGCAGGCCGTGA
- a CDS encoding type II toxin-antitoxin system HicB family antitoxin: MTNSMTYKGYSARIEYDDEDGIFTGRIAGIRDGIGFHADTVEGLRDAFHEAVEDYIETCTKVGKEPQKAFSGQVMFRVDPEVHRKAALAAELSGKSLNQWAEEVLDRATR, encoded by the coding sequence ATGACCAACTCCATGACCTACAAGGGATACTCGGCTCGCATCGAATATGATGACGAGGATGGAATTTTCACAGGGCGCATCGCTGGCATCCGCGATGGCATTGGATTCCACGCGGACACGGTTGAAGGTTTGCGGGACGCATTTCACGAAGCGGTTGAAGACTATATCGAGACCTGCACAAAGGTCGGAAAGGAACCGCAGAAAGCCTTTTCCGGTCAGGTCATGTTTCGTGTCGATCCGGAGGTCCATCGCAAGGCGGCGCTCGCAGCCGAACTGTCAGGCAAAAGCCTGAACCAATGGGCCGAAGAGGTCTTGGATCGGGCAACAAGGTAA
- a CDS encoding ABC transporter permease: protein MTQYIFRRFAQSLIVLLGALLISFVILRIVPGDPAMMMLSDLATPEEIERMRSSLGVDKSIWTQLAIFAKQIATGDFGMSYRNQVPALGLVLSYLPATFELAGAALVLTVTISVPLGAYAAVRKGSWVDNMLSGFALVGQSVPVFWLGIMLILVFSVHFRWLPTSGRGDLSHLVLPAITLAAAQVALVSRIMRSSMLEVMRQDYIRTARAKGLSEWSVIFGHALRNAFAPVVTVLGLQIGTLLGGAIITETVFAWPGAGNLLVNSIGARDYPVVQAMVVISALVFVITNLIVDIIYVLLDPRVSYG, encoded by the coding sequence GTGACACAATACATCTTTCGCCGCTTCGCCCAGTCCCTCATCGTCCTTCTCGGCGCATTGCTGATCTCCTTCGTCATTCTACGCATCGTGCCGGGAGATCCGGCGATGATGATGTTGTCCGACCTTGCGACGCCCGAAGAAATCGAACGCATGAGGTCGTCTCTGGGAGTCGACAAATCGATCTGGACCCAACTTGCCATTTTCGCGAAGCAGATCGCGACAGGCGACTTCGGTATGTCTTATCGCAACCAGGTTCCGGCGTTGGGACTCGTTCTGTCCTACCTGCCGGCAACATTTGAACTCGCAGGCGCTGCCCTTGTTTTGACCGTGACTATCTCGGTTCCACTGGGAGCCTATGCTGCAGTCCGCAAAGGCAGTTGGGTCGACAATATGCTCAGTGGTTTTGCCCTGGTTGGACAGTCGGTTCCTGTCTTCTGGCTTGGTATCATGCTCATCCTTGTGTTTTCGGTGCACTTTCGCTGGCTGCCCACCTCAGGTCGCGGCGATTTGAGCCATCTCGTTTTGCCAGCAATAACTCTAGCTGCCGCACAGGTCGCTTTGGTATCGCGCATCATGCGTTCGAGCATGTTGGAAGTGATGCGCCAGGATTACATCCGGACTGCCCGCGCCAAGGGACTTTCCGAATGGTCCGTTATTTTCGGGCACGCGCTGCGCAATGCATTTGCGCCCGTCGTGACCGTCTTGGGACTCCAGATCGGCACGTTGCTTGGCGGCGCTATCATTACTGAAACCGTCTTTGCATGGCCCGGCGCCGGCAACTTGTTGGTCAATTCCATCGGTGCGCGCGACTACCCGGTGGTGCAGGCGATGGTTGTCATCTCAGCACTGGTCTTTGTGATAACAAACCTGATCGTAGACATCATCTATGTCCTTCTCGATCCACGAGTAAGCTACGGTTGA
- a CDS encoding helix-turn-helix domain-containing protein produces MARNDDAEDKDSVPHAGDPSASVGSRIKHLRQKKKLSIQTLSRLAGVSAGMLSQVERDLANPSLKLLTKIQVALGTSAGSLFPGENDVAEGVPDPIFVRRKGKRPFCELDYLTKELLSDGAAQRLELMLLHLPPNGSSGPTPLTSPAEKGGLVLEGTISMSVDGVEASLTEGDSFTFDGRLPHAFRNIGGAPAQILWVVSNFPMERHL; encoded by the coding sequence ATGGCAAGAAATGATGATGCCGAGGATAAGGATAGTGTGCCACATGCGGGAGATCCCAGTGCTAGTGTTGGATCTCGAATTAAGCATCTGAGACAAAAGAAAAAATTGTCAATTCAGACTCTGTCACGCCTCGCCGGCGTTTCCGCGGGGATGCTTAGTCAGGTCGAACGGGATCTGGCAAACCCGTCGCTTAAGCTGTTGACAAAGATCCAAGTCGCCCTTGGCACGTCCGCAGGCTCTCTGTTTCCAGGCGAGAACGACGTGGCGGAAGGCGTTCCGGACCCGATTTTCGTACGACGCAAGGGCAAGCGACCGTTCTGCGAACTGGATTATCTAACCAAGGAGTTGCTTTCCGATGGCGCCGCGCAGAGGCTCGAATTGATGCTGCTCCACCTGCCACCGAATGGTTCTTCAGGACCAACGCCCCTGACCTCTCCTGCCGAAAAAGGCGGTCTGGTGCTGGAGGGGACAATTTCGATGAGTGTCGACGGCGTAGAGGCCAGTCTCACGGAGGGAGACAGTTTTACCTTCGATGGACGCTTGCCTCACGCATTTCGCAACATCGGCGGAGCCCCGGCTCAAATTTTGTGGGTCGTCAGCAATTTCCCAATGGAACGCCACCTTTGA